The Lepus europaeus isolate LE1 unplaced genomic scaffold, mLepTim1.pri SCAFFOLD_582, whole genome shotgun sequence DNA segment ggctggccaggtggggggtgagcctgggaggcctggggctggccaggttgGGGGGGGccgggaggcctggggctggccaggtgggGGGAGAGCccgggaggcctggggctggccaggtgggggggggggccgggaggcctggggctggccaggtggtAGGGGGGTccaggaggcctggggctggccaggtggggggtgagcctgggaggcctggggctggccaggttgGGGGGGGCccgggaggcctggggctggccaggttgGGGGGGGGTccaggaggcctggggctggccaggtggggggtgagcctgggaggcctggggctggccaggttgGGGGGGGccgggaggcctggggctggccaggtgggGGGAGAGCccgggaggcctggggctggccaggtgggggggggggccgggaggcctggggctggccaggtggtAGGGGGGTccaggaggcctggggctggccaggtggggggtgagcctgggaggcctggggctggccaggttgGGGGGGGCccggaggcctggggctggccaggtgaGGAGAGAGccggggaggcctggggctggccgggtggggggagagcccaggaggcctggggctggggcgggtgggggggagcctgggaggcctggggctggtggaGGTTGGGGGGCCCGGGAGGCCTAGGGCTGGTGGTAGGGGGTGCTCAGGTCAGCAGACTTTGCAGGGACCGTGCTGCCCTTCCCCGGGTGAGCCCTCTCAATCCCACTCTGCCACGTGGGTCACCTCCATGGAGCCCTTGCCCGGCCTGGGGCCGCTGGGcgcctgctccctccctggggcagcCCCTCGTCTCCGGGCTCTGACCCCAGACCCAGGAAGGGCAGGACGGAGGGGTCGCCTGCCCCCAGTGGGGCCCTAGGAATGTGTCCTTGGTGTCCTGGGCCCCgagctgggcaggggcagtgggGGTCTCAACCCTCGAGGGACAAACCTCCCGAGACGGACCGTGGTGAGTGCCTGGCCCCTCGGCACCGGCCAGGCAGCGGGGCGGGTCAGGGCGACTGCGGTCTGAGTGCCCCTGCGTGGCCGCCCCTGGCCCGGGTCTCCGCCAGCCCCGGCtgacgcccctcccccgcccctgtcccctctcctcccgtgaactcagcctctgcctgccaagCGTGCGTCCCTCCCCAACCAGTGTCCAGGCAGAGCCTGGCCCGGGCTGCTGGCAGAGCGAGTCGCGGGACAAAACCCAAGGTTTTGATGGACAAATCCTGGACTCCCCGTCCCAGATCGGAgcatcctggccctggccctggcccagggtgGAGATGTCTGCCCGTGGGCTGTTGGCATGTGCCGTGTGCCACGTGTGGTGGAGGACTCCCTGTGGGCTGCCTGGTGTGCAAACCCCACGGTGCCGACTCAACTCGCCCCTCTTCCCACTGATTGACACCTGTCACCGGCATCACCCCTCGGCGCAGGTGCGCTTGCTCTCCACACTTGGTAGGTGTGGCACAGAGGCTGAGCCCGGAGCCAGGGTCAGGGGTCACACAGCTGGAGCACGGTGGCTGGGGACGGAGCCCTCGCTGGCACGCAGAGCACAGAGGAAAAGTACTGGCAGCCCCGGTCCCCACCGGCGTGATCAGCAGGGTGATAGCCGGATGATACCGGATTAAGAGTTGCCGCGAGGAAGGGACAGGTCTGAGCCGCCTGTGAGGGAGAGGTGGGGCCTGGACCCCCCTGGGCCATGCcctcaggccctgccctcctgctggGGGCAGAGCCGCAGTGTCTGGTGTCGAGCCGTGGACAATGAATGGGTGGCAAAGGGGGCGTGTGCACCCGCTGGGGAGCGGTGGCCAGTGGAGTGCTTCTTTGAACCCAGGACAGCCCCGTCTGGGGCTCCGCACCCAGGACAGCCCCGTCTGGGGCTCCGCACCCCAGGCTCCGCACCCAGGACAGCCCCGTCTGGGGCTCCGCACCCCAGGCTCCGCACCCAGGACAGCCCCGTCTGGGGCTCCGCACCCCAGGCTCCGCACCCAGGACAGCCCCGTCTGGGGCTCCGCACCCCAGGCTCCGCACCCAGGACAGCCCCGTCTGGGGCTCCGCACCCCAGGCTCTGCACCCAGGACAGCCCCGTCTCGGGCTCTGCACCTCCCACCtcgggagacagggagggggaggctcGGGCTCCAGCCCAGCAAGCGTGGTGACAAACGCAGCACAGACGTCACTCCAGATGCCGGCTTTCCACGCCAGGAGGCCGCAGCTGTGTGGGCAGCTTCCTGCGTGTCCCCTGCTGTGGCTCGGCAGGCTGGCACAGGGTGCAGACAGGAAGCTGGGAGGCTggcgggctgggggggggggctgagaccCCCAGTCTGTGCCATGAGTCTAACCCCTGGTGTGTGCCGTGACCCCTGGTCTGTGCTGAGACCCCGTCTATGCCGTGACCTTGACCCCTGGTGTGTGCTGTGACCCTGACCCCCCCAGGGAGCTGCCCTGTGCTGCTGTCGGGCACCCGTGGAGGCGGCACCGTGCTCTCCAGGCTCTGGGCGAGGGCTGACAGCctgaaccccggcaccccaggagCAGGAACTGGAGCACCCACCCCAGGACTGGGGCACCCACCCCAGGACTGGGGCACCCACCCCAGGACTGGAGCACCCACCCCAGGACTAGGAGCACCCACCCCAGGACTGGGGCACCCACCCCAGGTCTAGGAGCACCCACCCCAGGACTGGGGCACCCACCCCAGGACTGGAGCACCCACCCCAGGACTGGGGCACCCACCCCAGGGATTTGGGCACCCACCCCAGGACTGGGGCAcccaccccaggggctgggggctgtgctcaCAGCTGTGCCTCCATCCTACCAGGGCCGCCCAGCCCGCAGCCCTGTGTGGGGGTCTCAGGCTGCACAAGGTGCTGCCCCGTGAGGAGGGGTCGGGCTGGCTGCTCCCCAGGCTGGGGGTGCTGAGGGCCTGGGAGCCCCCCCTGCCCTCTCAGGCGACCCCCAGCCCGGCCACCCCAGTGCGCAGAGCGCATGCCAGCAAGTGTGGGCCCTGGCATGGGTGGGGGCGGCGGAGTCGGGGTTCCCTGGGTCCAAGTCAGCGGCCAGGGCGAGGCTAGGCCGGGGGCAGCCGGGGCGGCGGCCAGCGTCTTTCCGGACTCTCTCTCAATATTCTGTttctaagattgatttatttgaaagtcagcatgacacagagaggagagcaaaGGACAGAGAGCGTGAgagaattttccacctgctggttcactccccagtgcccacagcagccggagctggccaCGCCCACGccggagcccacatgggtgctggggctcaagcacttgggccgtcctctgtgCCTTCCAGGGCAcgccagctgggagctggaccggaagtggggcagccagggtctaacccactgtgccacggcgcccaCCTGGCTATCCTGCCCACGAGCAGCTGTGAGGGACAGCAGAGGGTGACCGCGGCCCCGGGCGGAAGCCGCCTCTCTGGGACGGAGGTGCACCGGTGCCACAGCTGCCCTGCGCTGGACTCTCCGCCTCACCTGCACCAAGGGGTGTGCGCTGGCATGTGAGTTCGTGTGTGTGAGCACGCGTGAGCATGCATGTGTGAGTGCTGCGtgcatgtgagcatgtgtgtgttgtgtacacgtgtgagcgtgtgtgtgcctgtgtgagtgcCTCCAGTTCCGTGTGTTCCTGTCACACATGCAGGGCCGTGACCCACCGCAGTCCAGACCCCGAACGTCCATCCCCGCACCACAGGACCCTCCTGTCGCTGCCCTGGACCTCATCGCTGGCTGTGCGCCATGTCTGCCGCTGTGTCCGGGAGCATGACAAGGGGGTCATGGCACAGACGGGGGTTAGGGTCACGGCACAGACCGGGGGTTAGGGTCACGGCACACACCAGGGGTCAAGGTCACGGCATAGACGGGGTCTCAGCACAGACCAGGGGTCACGGCACACACCAGGGGTTAGACTCATGGCACAGACTGGGGGTCTCAGCACACACCAGGGGTCAGGGTCATGGCACACACCAGGGGTCAGGGTCATGGCACAGACCGGAGGTCATGGCATACACCAGGGGTCAAGGTCACGGCACACACCAGGGGTCAGGGTCACAGCACACACCAGGGGTCAGGGTCACGGCACAGACCGGAGGTCATGGCATACACCAGGGGTCAAGGTCACGGCACACACCAGGGGTCAGGGTCACGGCACACACCAGGGGTCAAGGTCACGGCACACACCAGGGGTCAGGGTCATGGCACACACCAGGGGTTAGGGTCATGGCACAGACCGGAGGTCATGGCATACACCAGGGGTCAAGGTCACGGCACACACCAGGGGTCAAGGTCACAGCACACACCAGGGGTTAGGGTCATGGCACAGACCGGAGGTCATGGCATACACCAGGGTCAAGGTCACGGCATAGACTGGGGGTCTCAGCAGAGACCAGGGGTCACGGCACACACCAGGGGTCAGGGTCACGGCACACACCAGGGGTCAGGGTCACAGCACAGACCAGGGATCAGCTTTTGCCCTCTGTATCATCCCGAAACCCCTTCGTGTGGCGTTCCCAACACACATGACTGTGGCTTGTTCAGCTGCTCATGTGGCGGCCACGGCCATGTTGCCTTTGGTGGTCTCGGGCAGAGCTGCTGTCCACTGCGCGGGGCTTTCCTTGATAACCACCAGTCACCACCTTCGACCCCCAGGGCCCGTGGGGTGCGGGAGCTCCCCGGGGCTCAGCTTTCTACCCTCTCCTGGCCCGGCCCGCCCAGCCCCCACCCGGCAGCCCCGTCCTCTCCCCGGTGtctgcaggggaaggggctggagcctggagggCGGCCCTGGCACCCGGCACAGGGGGACCCCACTTAGACATGGGGTCTCTGCAGAGGGGAGGCGCTGGGGGCGCCCGAGGTCTCGGCAGCTGGAAGAGGCAGAAGGGTCCTCCCTGGAGGAGGGGCGGGCGAGCGGCCCTGGCCGACCTGGGCTCCGGGCTGCAAGAGAACAAAGCCGTGCTGTCCAGGCCACACCACAGCCTGGACACCCGCAGGGCTGACCGCCCCCGCCTGGATGCCCGCAGAGCTGACCGCCCCCCGCCTGGACGCCTGCAGGGCTGACCGCCCCCCACCTGGACGCCCGCAGGCCTGACCGCCCCCCGCCTGGACGCCTGCAGGGCTGACCGCTCCCCACCTGGACGCCCCCAGGGCTGACCGCCCCCTGCCTGGACGCCCGCAGGGCTGACCGCTCCCCACCTGGACGCCCCCAGGCCTGACCGCCCCCCGCCTGGACACCCACAGAGCTGACCACCCCCTGCAGTGGACCCCGGTGGACCCATTTGCACCAAGCGCTTTCTTCCTGCTACCCCTGTAGCAGATGAGAGGGAGGGGCTTCGAGAAGGGTCCTCAGGGCCTTCGGCAGGGACAGGGCCTCGTAGCCTCAGCTGTCCCCACGTAGCCTGGTTTCCCCCAGCACCGCCCAGCCCAGCTAAAGGAAGCCCTTGTACCAGGTCGGCGGCCGGCCGGCTCCTCTACCGATTGTAGAAGCATCGATctagggaggcaggagggcttcAGATGGGGCCTGGGGGGTCTCCTGGCCCTGGACCCCTGCTGTCCTCCCCAGACCCAGGCCCCCTGCCGTCCCCTCCAGCCCCCGGCTCCATGGCTGTGAGCCCCACCTTGGCTGGTCAGGTGGATGATGGCCCGGGAGCTCAGCCCGTACCTCCTGCAGGCTTGTTCAAACCTGTTCAGGAAGGCGGGGCTCATCTCTGGGTTGCgccctggggacagaggaggggcCACGTGGAGCCGCGCCGCAGCCCCCAGCGCACCCTGTGGGTGGGGGGCCGAGCACCCACCGTAGAGCGCCAGCACCTGGGTCTGCCTCTCGGCCCGGGTGTTGTGCAGGTAGAAGATGATGAACAGCCTGTAGTCCGTCTCCACCACCTGCAGCTTGTTTTGGCCCTGGTCTGGGTGCAGATCCGGCTCAGCCAGGGCCTGGAGACCTCCAAGGCGGCatcgcccccaccctgcccccatccAGAGTCCCcatggcccctccctggcccctcccatCCCAGCTCCCCTCGTGGGGTTGGTGCTAGGCTGGGGCCTCTTGCTTCAGGGTTAAGGGGCCAGGGGGTCCCTAAAATCACCAGAAAGTGACTGGGCTGccggtggggtgggtggggggtacCAGAGCCGCAGCCGGAGCCGGCTCCACTCACAGGCGATGGAGAACTCGCCGTTCTTCTCGGTTCTCTCGAAGACCACGGCCACGATCACGCACTCgccctgcaccctgggagcagcatggGGTGGGCTCGGGCACAGCTCAGCCAAGGGGTCGGAAAGCCACCAGCCCCCCTCGTGTGCACCggcggccctggggaggggccgtCTGTGGGGGTGTCTATGGGGGATTCTGGGGAGGGTCTGTGGTGGGTTCTGTGGGGAGGGTCTCAGGGGGCATCTGTGCAGGGGGTACGTTTGTGGGGGGGCCTGTGGGGGGCCGCTGTGCAGGGGTGTGTCTGTGGAGGGTTATGGGGGAGGATCTGTGAGGGTCTGTGTGGGTCCATGGGGGTCCATGGGGGtccgtgtgggtctgtgtgggtctgtgtgggtccgtgtgggtctgtgtgggtctgtgtgggtctgtgtgggtctgtggggTTCTGTGtggtctgtgggggtctgtgtgggtctgtgggggtcCATGGGGGtccgtgtgggtctgtgtggttccgtgtgggtccgtgtgggtctgtgggggtctgtgtgggtctgtgtgggtccgtgtgggtctgtgtgggtctgtgtgggtctgtggggTTCTGTGtggtctgtgggggtctgtgtgggtctgtgggggtcCATGGGGGtccgtgtgggtctgtgtggttccgtgtgggtccgtgtgggtctgtgggggtctgtgggggtccgtgtgggtctgtgtgggtccgtgtgggtctgtgggggtccgtgtgggtctgtgtgggtccgtgtgggtctgtgggggtccatgtgggtctgtgtgggtccgTGGGGGTCCgtgggggtctgtgggggtctgtgtgggtccgtgtgggtctgtgggggtctgtgtgggtctgtgtgggtctgtgtgggtccgtgggggtccgtgtgggtctgtgtgggtccgtgggggtccgtgtgggtctgtgtgggtctgtgggggtctgtgggggtccgTGTGGGTCCGTGTGGGTCCGTGTGGGTCCGTGGGGGTCCgtgggggtctgtgtgggtctgtgggggtctgtgtgggtctgtgggggtctgtgggggtctgtgggggtctgtgtgggtccgTGGGGGTCCgtgggggtctgtgggggtctgtgtgggtccgtgtgggtccgtgtgggtccgtgtgggtctgtgggggtctgtgtgggtctgtgtgggtccgtgtgggtctgtgggggtccgtgtgggtccgtgtgggtccgtgtgggtccgtgggggtctgtgtgggtccgtgtgggtccgtgggggtctgtgtgggtctgtgtgggtccgtgtgggtctgtgggggtctgtgtgggtccgtgtgggtccgtgtgggtctgtgggggtccgtgtgggtctgtgtgggtctgtgtgggtctgtgtgggtctgtgtgggtctgtgtggtctgtgggggtctgtgggggtctgtgtgggtccgtgtgggtccgtgtgggtccgtgtgggtctgtgtgggtccgtgtgggtccgtgtgggtctgtgggggtctgtgggggtctgtgtgggtctgtgtgggtccgtgtgggtctgtgtgggtctgtgggggtctgtggggatctgtgtgggtctgtgtgtgtccatgggggtctgtgggggtctgtgggggtctgtgtggtctgtgggggtctgtgtgggtccaTGGGGGTCCGTGGGGGTCCGTGGGGGTCCatggggtctgtgtgggtctgcagggggtctgtgtgggtctgtgtgggtctgtgtggtccatgggggtctgtgtgggtctgtgtgggtctgtgtggtccatgggggtctgtgggggtctgtgggggtctgtgtggtctgtgtgggtctgtgtgggtctgtgggggtctgtgtgggtctgtgtgtgtccatgggggtctgtgggggtctgtgggggtctgtgtggtctgtgggggtctgtgtgggtccaTGGGGGTCCGTGGGGGTCCGTGGGGGTCCatggggtctgtgtgggtctgcagggggtctgtgtgggtctgtgtgggtctgtgtggtccatgggggtctgtgtgggtctgtgggggtctgtgtgggtctgtgtggtccatgggggtctgtgggggtctgtgggggtctgtgtgggtctgtgtggtccatgggggtctgtgtgggtctgtgtgggtctgtgggggtctgtgtgggtctgtgggggtcCATGGGGGTCTGTgagggtctgtgggggtctgtgggggtccgtgtgggtctgtgggggtctatgtgggtctgtgtgggtctatgtgggtctgtgtgggtctgtgggggtctgtgtgggtctgtgtgggtctgtgggggtccgtggggtctgtgggggtctgtgtgggtctgtgggggtctgtgggggtctgtgtggtctgtgtgggtccatgggggtctgtgtgggtctcTGTGGGTCTGTGGGGGTCCATGGGTgtctgtgggggtctgtgggggCAGCTGTAGGCATCTGTGGGGCAGCCGCCCTCGCTCACCTGAAGCGGAAGTTGAACTTGAGGCTGCCGTTGCCCAGGTGCTCGATCCGTCGCACAAACAGGCGCAGGTCCCcgtgctcctgcacccaggtcAGGTTGTCCGAGGCCATGGAGATGGAGTACCAGGTCCCCGCCACCTGAGGGCCGGCtccggtgggtgggtggggccccCGGCACCCACAGCCACCCTCCTGGGccgggacccctccccaggctctgccccctgggccgggacccctccccaggctctgtccccctgggccgggacccctccccaggctctgtcccctgggccgggacccctccccaggctctgtccccctgggccgggacccctccccaggctctgccccccagggccgggacccctccccaggctctgtcccccagggccgggacccctccccaggctctgccccctgggccgggacccctccccaggctctgtcccccagggccgggacccctccccaggctctgtcccccagggccgggaccccctccccaggctctgtccccccagggcccgggacccctccccaggctctgtccccccagggccgggacccctccccaggctctgccccctgggccgggaccccctccccaggctctgtcccccctGGCGAGGGAGCAGAGAGGGGCTCGCCTCGTGGCAAAGCTGCCCTGACACGCGGATCAGCGCCCGGAGCCCGCGCTGCCCACCCTGGCCATGTTGTAGTTCCTCTGCACGATGGCCTGTGGGTTCAGGATCTGTGCAGACGTGAAgctgggcccccagcccagccccagccccaggcccagcaggacCAGCGCCATCCTGTCCCCGGGCATCCCTGCCCGCAGCCGCCCTTATACCCCTGCTCGATGCTCTCCGGCGCCGTGGGCAGCCACCCTGCGGCCATGCGCACatcctgtgcaccctgggagtgcAGCCAAGGGCCCCCGCAGCCGCCGCCCCCGGCTGCCCACATCCTGTCCGGGAGCCGGCGCGGGGGTTCACCTGCACATCCGGGGAGCTGTGTCAGGACAGGGGGGCCTGTGACCGCCAGGCCTCTGGACCCAAGCCCTCCCCTCAGCAGGCCCTGGGAACTGTGGGTGCCCCCGCCCTCGGCTCCCCAAGGTGGGGTGGACAGTTCTCAGCACCACGTCGGCGTCCGGCCCCCGCCTGGTCTCGGGGCTCCCGTTCGAGGTGTTTGGGACACAAGTCGGGCCTGCAGCTGAGCTGGCCTCCCCGGCTGGGGTGTCCAACCTAATTTGGGGTGAGGGTCTGGGAGCTCGGGAAGCAAACCCAGGGATGCGAGCCAGGGACACAGACGTGGGATCAGTGGACGTGGGCCTGGTCCCTGGCCTATCCGCTTCCTGGCTGAGGACCCTGGTGGGCGGCAGTGGGCAGGGGACTTCCTCAAAGCCGGGGTGGGCCTGGAGGCAGGCGGCTGGGGGTAGGGCCCGTGGGCACCTGtctgggccccccccccccgccctgcagcccctggggcccCTCTTCACAGCCGAGCTCCGAGCAGCAGGAAGTGGCAGGGTCAGCGGGCAGCTGAGCCCAGGGCTCCACGGGGTCGTCAGCTGGCCCTGCTGTGCGCAGTCCTGGAGCTGAGGTCCCAGTGTAACCGCGGCGCGGCCGGGGCGGCGGGCAAGGTTCTTTCTGGAGCGCAGGGCCGGGGCTCAGCACCAGCCGAGTGGTGGAGCACCTGCTCCCCGCACCACACCGGCAGGATGGGGAGCGGGCGCAGACACGGCTCCTCCCGGCGGCGGCTGAGCAGGCGCACGGGCTCAGAACAGCATGCTGCTGCAGGTCGGTGTGTTGGGGACGAGAGGGTGGTGGCCGGTGTGGCCTGGCCCTCCCCAGCCGGCCTCACCTGCTTCCTCTCGGCCGCATGACCTCCCCCGTGCCCCCCAGAGGAGCTGGGACGGCCCTGGCAGGAAGGGCCGGCCTCCCCTGTCCCGTGGGTCTGTCCTGTCCTGCTCAGACCTGACTGATGTCCACTGAAGGTCACCGGGCAGGACCCACTCTGTCCCCACGTCCCCCGCTCCTGCCGACCCGGGATCCAGTCACCGCTCACCTCCAGCACCGTGGGTCTCTGGCTGGAACGAGAGCTCCCCCTCGGGGCAGAAGCGAGGCAGACCCGTGCAGTGGGTCCGGCGACAGTGACAGCACAcgggctctgggggcaggtggccacccctctgcctctctggccgGAGTCCAGGGTGCCCCTGCCTACCACAGGTCCCTTGGTTTGGGGAACCCTAGAGATGTTCACTTCCTTGTTTAAATCCGCCTCCACCCAGACTGAGGAGTGGGGGCCTGGGCCGGGCCCCCTGAAGTCCACCTGCCCCGTCCAGCTCCCGACGGGTGGCCAGCCTCGGTAAAGTGCCGAGTCAGTGACTGGACGGATGGGGGATGATGGGCATGAGTGGCTGGTGGGAGGGACCAGCCCTGGTGACCCCCTGCTGACCCTCGGCGCCTTGGAGGTGCCCTCCCCGGGGCTCCCCACAGGTCAGGGACGCTTGCTCTCTGCCTTAGTGCACCTGCAGGCCCCGGGCTCCTGGCCGGACCTGTGAGGtgctgagggggcggggccagcaggCGGCAGCGTGGGGCTGCCCTGCGCTCCTCACGGCCCCTGGACGCATGGACCAGGTCGGCGCTGCTGCCTTGCG contains these protein-coding regions:
- the LOC133755586 gene encoding epididymal-specific lipocalin-9-like; this encodes MALVLLGLGLGLGWGPSFTSAQILNPQAIVQRNYNMARVAGTWYSISMASDNLTWVQEHGDLRLFVRRIEHLGNGSLKFNFRFRVQGECVIVAVVFERTEKNGEFSIAYQGQNKLQVVETDYRLFIIFYLHNTRAERQTQVLALYGRNPEMSPAFLNRFEQACRRYGLSSRAIIHLTSQDRCFYNR